The following proteins are co-located in the Nitrospirota bacterium genome:
- a CDS encoding PfkB family carbohydrate kinase, translated as MSLLVVGSVALDSVKTPFGKADEVLGGSATYFSVSASYFTAVNVVATVGEDFPEAHLEFLRSRGVDVGGVETSKGKTFRWRGEYSYQLNEAKTLETQLNVFERFAPQVPDRYRQPSLVFLANIDPALQRDVLGQVTRPKIVACDTMNFWIEGKQAELKRTLREVDILIVNDGEARQLAGEVNLVKASRAIMGMGPSTVIIKRGEYGALLFSGSKVFAAPAFPLEHVFDPTGAGDSFAGGFLGHLAKHPSLDHANLCKAVIFGSVLASFCVEAFSLDRFRTLTRLEIQQRYREFKHLTFFEDIEP; from the coding sequence ATGAGTTTATTGGTCGTGGGGTCGGTGGCCTTGGATTCGGTCAAGACGCCGTTCGGGAAAGCGGACGAGGTGTTGGGCGGGTCCGCCACGTATTTCTCGGTCTCGGCGTCGTATTTCACGGCGGTCAACGTTGTCGCGACCGTGGGGGAGGATTTCCCCGAGGCCCACCTGGAGTTTCTGCGAAGCCGAGGCGTCGATGTCGGCGGGGTGGAAACCAGCAAGGGCAAGACCTTTCGATGGCGCGGCGAATACAGCTACCAGCTCAACGAAGCCAAGACCCTCGAGACGCAGCTCAATGTGTTCGAACGCTTCGCCCCGCAGGTCCCGGACCGGTATCGCCAGCCCTCGCTGGTGTTCCTGGCCAACATCGACCCGGCGTTGCAACGGGACGTGCTCGGACAGGTGACGCGCCCCAAGATCGTCGCGTGCGACACCATGAACTTCTGGATCGAGGGCAAACAGGCGGAGCTGAAGCGTACGCTGCGCGAGGTGGACATTCTCATCGTCAATGATGGCGAGGCCCGACAGTTGGCCGGTGAAGTCAATCTGGTCAAGGCCAGCCGCGCGATCATGGGCATGGGGCCGAGCACGGTGATCATCAAGCGCGGGGAGTACGGGGCGCTCTTGTTCTCCGGGTCGAAGGTCTTTGCCGCGCCCGCGTTCCCCCTCGAGCACGTATTTGACCCGACCGGCGCCGGCGACAGCTTTGCCGGGGGGTTTTTGGGGCATCTGGCCAAACACCCGTCCCTGGATCACGCCAATTTGTGCAAGGCCGTGATTTTCGGGAGCGTGCTGGCGTCGTTTTGCGTAGAAGCGTTCAGCCTCGATCGGTTCCGGACGCTCACCCGACTCGAAATTCAACAGCGGTACCGAGAGTTCAAGCACCTCACGTTTTTCGAAGACATCGAACCCTAA
- the miaA gene encoding tRNA (adenosine(37)-N6)-dimethylallyltransferase MiaA, with translation MIVCLVGPTGVGKSEVALDLAERLGAEIVCADSRQVYRGLDIGTAKPSVAERSRVPHHLLDLVDPDEAYSAGRYARDAAACVSALHARGARVLLVGGTGLYVRALLWGLCDGPTADPDLRSAWLARERCEPGAVYRRLSDVDPASAAAIHPNDLPKALRAIEVFELTGTPLSAMQRAHGFRAPRYDAVIVGLRRDREDLYRRIDARVDGMVEAGLEEEVAGLMRRGYGSDAPGLRAVGYRQIVGALGGAYDLSEAIRLTKRDTRRYAKRQITWFAADPAVRWVDVKDDARVDEVVTRVVARLDDAVGVTAKRREGW, from the coding sequence ATGATCGTCTGTTTGGTCGGCCCCACCGGGGTCGGGAAGAGCGAGGTGGCGCTGGACCTCGCGGAACGGCTGGGCGCCGAGATCGTGTGCGCGGATTCGCGCCAGGTCTACCGCGGTCTGGATATCGGAACCGCCAAACCCAGCGTCGCCGAGCGGAGCCGGGTGCCCCACCACCTGCTGGACCTGGTTGACCCCGACGAGGCCTACAGCGCGGGGCGGTATGCGCGCGACGCAGCGGCCTGTGTCTCGGCGCTGCACGCCCGCGGTGCGCGCGTCCTCTTGGTCGGCGGGACCGGGCTCTACGTCCGGGCGCTCTTGTGGGGACTGTGTGATGGCCCGACCGCGGATCCCGACCTGCGGAGCGCGTGGTTGGCGCGCGAGCGCTGCGAACCCGGTGCGGTATATCGGCGGTTGAGCGACGTGGATCCCGCTTCGGCGGCCGCGATCCATCCCAACGATCTGCCCAAGGCGCTGCGCGCGATCGAAGTCTTCGAGCTGACCGGGACGCCGTTGTCCGCGATGCAGCGAGCCCACGGGTTTCGCGCGCCTCGCTACGACGCGGTGATCGTGGGCTTGCGCCGCGACCGCGAGGACCTCTATCGACGCATCGATGCGCGGGTCGACGGGATGGTGGAAGCCGGACTGGAGGAGGAGGTCGCGGGACTGATGCGGCGCGGGTATGGAAGCGACGCACCAGGCCTGCGCGCGGTGGGATATCGGCAGATCGTCGGCGCGCTGGGAGGGGCGTACGATCTGAGCGAAGCGATTCGATTGACCAAACGCGACACGCGGCGGTACGCGAAACGGCAGATCACCTGGTTTGCCGCCGATCCCGCGGTCCGGTGGGTGGACGTCAAGGATGACGCGAGGGTGGACGAGGTGGTCACCCGCGTCGTCGCGCGCCTCGACGACGCGGTCGGGGTCACAGCGAAGCGGAGAGAGGGATGGTGA
- the mtnP gene encoding S-methyl-5'-thioadenosine phosphorylase, whose translation MVRSGKRKGAPRARIGIIGGSGLYEMEGFKAQQRVRVRTPFGIPSDAITVGSLDGVDVAFLARHGRGHRHSPSRIPYRANIHAMKQLGVERILSVSAVGSMKESVHPGEILIPDQFYDHTKHRVSTFFDGGIVAHVAFADPVCSELTTALAGACHRLGLTSHERGTYLCMEGPQFSSRGESLIYRQWGVDVIGMTNATEAKLAREAELCYATLALVTDYDCWHHEESPVTVEAVIKILQDNVIKAKRVLAAVVPTLASATRGCRCGEALRYAIITRPDAMSAREKARLSLLLGGRTR comes from the coding sequence ATGGTGAGGTCGGGTAAGCGCAAGGGCGCTCCACGGGCGCGGATCGGGATTATCGGCGGCAGCGGGTTGTACGAAATGGAGGGGTTCAAGGCGCAACAGAGGGTTCGGGTGCGGACGCCGTTCGGCATCCCCTCCGACGCCATCACCGTGGGGTCGCTCGACGGAGTCGACGTGGCGTTTCTTGCGCGCCACGGGAGGGGCCATCGCCACTCCCCGAGCCGCATTCCCTATCGCGCCAATATCCATGCGATGAAGCAACTGGGGGTGGAACGTATTTTGTCCGTCAGCGCCGTGGGCAGCATGAAAGAGTCGGTGCATCCCGGCGAGATCTTGATTCCCGATCAGTTCTACGACCATACCAAACACCGCGTCTCCACGTTTTTCGACGGCGGCATCGTGGCGCACGTGGCATTCGCGGACCCGGTCTGCTCCGAACTCACCACCGCACTCGCGGGGGCCTGCCATCGCCTGGGGTTGACCTCCCACGAGCGCGGGACGTACCTGTGTATGGAGGGCCCGCAGTTCTCCAGCCGCGGAGAATCGCTGATCTATCGGCAGTGGGGCGTGGACGTGATCGGGATGACCAACGCCACCGAGGCCAAACTCGCGCGCGAGGCTGAGCTGTGCTACGCAACGTTGGCGCTGGTGACCGACTACGATTGTTGGCACCACGAGGAGTCGCCGGTCACGGTCGAGGCGGTGATCAAAATCCTGCAAGACAACGTGATCAAGGCCAAACGCGTATTAGCCGCCGTGGTCCCCACGCTGGCTTCGGCGACGCGGGGCTGCCGCTGCGGGGAGGCGCTCCGGTACGCGATTATCACCCGGCCGGACGCCATGTCCGCTCGAGAAAAAGCGAGGCTTTCCCTCCTCCTCGGCGGTCGAACGCGGTGA
- the mutL gene encoding DNA mismatch repair endonuclease MutL: MSPSFPFEDLLPTAGAETGRIRRLPDALIDCIAAGEVVERPASVVKELVENALDAGARRIDVETACPGSWSLTVSDDGEGMTPDDLLLAFERHATSKIGSLDDLDRLTTLGFRGEALPSIAAVARVRAASAPRGATEGAEIELDGGRVIRRAPSAPRSGTVIAVHDLFAHTPARHKFLKSSATELSHVCAVVQQHALGHPGVSFVLTHEGRRVLEYPAAKDLADRLVQVYGREAVGERLIPVRGARGSLEVVGYCSRPDIDRATRKGQEWYVNGRPVRHPVFLRAVDQAYATRLMTGRHPVVVLCLRMPPSEVDVNVHPSKREVRFVRPDDVARLLTAALQDALSAADLPAPAGLRSLEVEVGVDLDDPNATSTHPMISEPAATYRTVAPPRSLELGPLFRYFGQYDRTYLVAEVDGELRVIDQHAAHERVLYERLVAEHAGGATASQPLLLAETCEYPPDQALTIRERLDVLREAGVEIEPFGPNTFVVRAVPALLAGVAWRTLVREMVEALTEDGAMESREPIHRLLATAACHAAVKAHQRLDDETTVALLRDLVATPRNATCPHGRPVSLRFAPQDLERAFGRRG, encoded by the coding sequence ATGTCGCCATCCTTCCCATTCGAGGACCTGTTGCCCACCGCCGGCGCTGAAACGGGGAGAATTCGTCGGCTGCCTGATGCGTTGATTGATTGCATTGCGGCGGGGGAGGTGGTGGAGCGGCCGGCGTCGGTGGTCAAGGAGTTGGTCGAGAACGCGCTCGACGCCGGGGCTCGACGGATCGACGTAGAGACCGCGTGCCCCGGGTCGTGGTCCCTGACCGTGTCCGACGACGGCGAGGGCATGACGCCGGACGATCTGCTCCTCGCGTTCGAGCGACACGCGACCAGCAAGATCGGCTCGTTGGACGACCTCGATCGGTTGACCACGCTCGGGTTTCGCGGCGAGGCGCTGCCCAGTATCGCCGCGGTGGCGCGCGTGCGGGCCGCCAGCGCGCCGCGAGGCGCAACCGAAGGCGCCGAAATCGAGCTCGACGGCGGGCGGGTCATTCGTCGCGCGCCCAGCGCCCCCCGATCCGGAACAGTGATCGCGGTCCACGATCTGTTCGCGCACACGCCGGCTCGCCACAAGTTCCTCAAGTCATCCGCCACCGAGTTGTCCCACGTGTGCGCGGTGGTGCAGCAGCACGCGCTGGGGCATCCAGGGGTGTCGTTTGTCCTGACCCACGAAGGGCGGCGCGTCCTGGAATACCCGGCCGCGAAGGATCTGGCTGATCGTCTCGTCCAAGTGTACGGTCGCGAGGCCGTGGGGGAGCGGTTGATTCCGGTTCGCGGCGCGCGAGGGTCCCTCGAAGTCGTCGGATACTGTTCCCGCCCCGACATCGACCGCGCCACGCGCAAGGGTCAGGAGTGGTACGTGAACGGCCGTCCGGTTCGCCATCCGGTGTTCCTTCGCGCGGTGGATCAGGCCTATGCCACGCGGCTGATGACCGGACGGCATCCCGTTGTGGTGTTGTGCCTTCGCATGCCCCCCTCGGAAGTCGACGTGAACGTCCACCCGTCCAAACGCGAAGTGCGATTTGTCAGGCCCGACGACGTGGCGCGTCTCCTGACCGCGGCGCTGCAGGACGCGCTGTCCGCGGCGGATCTTCCGGCTCCCGCGGGGCTCCGGTCTCTCGAAGTCGAAGTTGGCGTCGACTTGGATGATCCCAACGCGACGTCCACGCACCCGATGATCAGCGAACCCGCCGCGACGTACCGCACGGTCGCTCCCCCCCGCTCCCTCGAGCTGGGTCCGTTGTTTCGGTACTTCGGTCAATATGACCGGACCTATCTGGTGGCGGAAGTGGACGGCGAACTGCGCGTCATCGACCAACACGCGGCGCACGAGCGGGTGCTGTACGAACGCCTGGTGGCCGAGCACGCAGGGGGAGCGACCGCGAGCCAGCCGCTGTTGCTTGCGGAAACGTGCGAGTATCCGCCGGATCAGGCCCTGACGATCCGCGAGCGACTCGACGTCCTCCGCGAGGCGGGCGTCGAGATCGAGCCGTTCGGCCCCAACACGTTTGTGGTCCGGGCCGTCCCGGCGCTTCTGGCCGGCGTAGCGTGGCGGACCCTGGTGCGCGAGATGGTGGAAGCCTTGACGGAGGACGGCGCGATGGAATCGCGTGAGCCGATCCACCGGCTGCTGGCCACGGCGGCGTGTCACGCGGCGGTGAAAGCCCATCAGCGATTGGACGACGAGACCACCGTCGCGCTGCTCCGCGACCTGGTGGCGACCCCGCGCAACGCCACCTGCCCACACGGTCGCCCGGTCTCGCTGCGATTCGCGCCCCAGGATTTGGAACGGGCGTTCGGGAGAAGGGGATGA